The Sardina pilchardus chromosome 5, fSarPil1.1, whole genome shotgun sequence DNA window CAGGACTGTGAGAACACCTGAGCTTTTTGCATGCATGCAGAACAGGCAGCTAGATGCCTGTGAGGCCTTCTGAATTTGATACACCTTTAAATGAGAAATGTAATATCTGTCAAATTATTTCTCTTGATAAATCAGCATGAATTCCAAGTGTAATAGAGGATGGAGGTTGTTCAGGAAGTTAATAGGAATACCAAACTATGTGCAAGTGAGCACGCTGAGAGGTGTATTTACAAAACCTGCTTTACTGAAACTGACCTGTGGTCTCATGCGAGGATTCCAGCGGATGTAATACCCCACCCACAGCTCTAGATGGCGCATGCTGACTACAGGAAACAGTACATGAGAGGAGTAGTTCACATATAAGGGGTTAGAAAACTCTTCAAGCTGACTATTAATTAAAGACCACAGTGACACCGTCTTCTTTGGTAATTcctggaaaagaaaaacaaaaataattaacaaatgtactaataaatatataataattaTCTCATTAATAAATATATGAATGCCATATGAAAGTTTCCATCTATTTACATCATAATAAACACACAATGTAATACACAAACTCCTTACACACCTCTTTGAGTCGTTGCTGCTCACTATTACACATGAAGGTCCCAAACAAGCAACTGTATAGATGGTCCAGGATGGTGATGAGGAAGTACTCATTAAATTCAAATGCAGCAGGAAACTACACAAAAACAGATATCACATATAAGGCTTTCATCAATTATACATTTTAAGATTACATTTATAAGATTCAAACTTATAAATAAGTGGTGTAAATATTTCGATGCTAATCACTAAGTTGGTTGTTTACACTGGTGAAAtctgaaaaagtaaaaaaatgatTAAACTACTACTTCTTAACCGCAAATACGTCCCTTTCTCTAAATCTACTGTTAATACTAACCATCCTACAATTAGTTACTATTTAGGCTGACATCTGAGACCAGATGCATAGCTTTTAGCTCACCTGTCGAGTCATCTGCCAAACACAGTCGATGAACTGCAGGAAGACTGGAGAGCGATCAGCGTCTGTGTGGTTCTTGTCTCCATGACCAACCCTCTGCACGAGGAAAAAAGGTAATAGAAAGGAATATACTGAAAACCACTCTAAATGATGGATCAGtgactgtacacaaacaatctATGTCAGCCTATGTCATTGAGGAATAGGATAATATGTTCAGTATTTATATGCAAAGCATATCTAAGGCTTGAGAGGACATGTCTAGTGTTATGGCTGATAATACATAGCTATGCACCAAGCATTGGTTGTCATACCAGTTGGAAGCGGTGACCAAAGCTCAGCCACTCTTTCTCCAGCAGCACTTGGAAGCCTTTGATGGTTCTGTAGTGAGCATCCAGCATCAGCATGGCTAAGGAGGTCAGCTGGGCAGTGCGGTCCCAGCCATCACTGCAGTGCACCACCACCGAGGTCTTGCCAGACTCCACTTTATCTGCAATCCGCAGTGCTCCCGCCAGGATAGACTGGCCACCAgaatgagggacagagagaaggaatcaTCATGTCAAGTTTGATTTATGGATGTTATATTGGTACATATTTACTTAATCTCGTAATACATTTTCCCAGTAATGGTTTATTCCCCCCTTTCTGCCTTTGGATTGACTCTCACCTTGATGTGCTCAAGCCAGTGGGTGGACTCTAAGTTTGAGAGCCAGTGAGCCTCGTCAATGTTGGGATACACCACCTCTTTCAGTTTTCGTAGTGACTCCCGCATAACATGGAGATTGTGGATATCTAGAAACACCAGCTCCGCATTCTGATAGGCATCTTCGCTCTCGTAACCGCCACCTTTCATCTGAAGAATACAGAAGTACAAAATGTCAGAAGCCATCTTCTGCTCTGTTTATTTGAAAAGTTACATGTCCACCTAGTCCTGGTCTGGTATTGTATAATCTGTTCGACTTGCCTTATTGGCTGCTGCATTCACACTTGGCCTGACATCAAATATGAAGAGCTTGTGGGACTGTGCGTTGGCATCCATGACGGCTTGCAGTAGTTTCTCGTCCTCTTTGCTACGCTTCCCATTCACTCCCACCATGGGCTGGCTACAGCGTGTTATTGTTGCCTGGCTCTCTGGGTGGATCCATGACAACACCTTCAGGAAAAAGCAAACACCCATTTGTATGGTGAACATGTTCATCTTTATGATAAACtttaacttcaacttcaactttaagAACTGGATTGAGGGCCAAATGGGTATTATTGTCACTTACTGGAATGCGGCCTTTGGCCCTAAAGGCTGATACCCTCTTCAGCTCCTCATCGGGAATGGTTACCGGAACAACTAGGGTGGAGGGGTATGTGTCACACAGCTCATAATGGTCATTAACCTTAGATATCCTCCAGCTTTCGTTGGGCAGTCCCTAGTAAAAAGCAGTAAAAAACTATGGATTAAAAAAAGTCTGCTAATACCAGTCAATGTTTGCCTTTTATCTTTTAATACAGGAATCGCTCACCTGTCGTTTATATTCAGCCAGGGCATCATATACTTTCCATCCATTCTCAGGGAAAACCTGGTCATACTCACAGGCAAAGAGAGGCTGAAAGACAGGAAAGGAGACGAAGCAGACGGTTCAGTGAAGAGATTTACAGCTGAGGagtcacacacaacatgcacacaaacaactctaGCCACAGGGTATCACATAACAAAATAGGTTTCCTTACAAACATACAGGAATTTAAATGTtcacaaaagttttttttaccAGTGCATTAGAAACAGGGAAGGCGTATTTCATGAGGTTCTCAAAGATGGACTTCTTCAGAGTATCTTCTGGTTGTTTATGTACAAAACGCAAATTTCGGATATccttggaaaacaaaaacaatctggGTTAGGGCAATCGCAGTCCATTATTCATACAGACTcgttgcaaaacacacagtttGTCTCCTTACTTTACATATGATCCCATAAGACACCTCTCCACGAGATGTAGCAGACCCAATCTTCTCCACACGACTCAAAACGCCAAGAGGTATATCCAAAACGGAGCCTGCGTCCTGTTGAATATGGACCCATGTCAATATTTAACCATGTCCATAGGACATACAGAGTGTGTTAGTGAATATCCCTGAGTCCATACCCTGTCCATGCATTTGAAAAATAGTCGGTAGTTTGTAACAGTCAAGGTCCCTCTGAGTGCTCCAATGAATGGGCAAATGTAAGTGACGTCTTTGGCTGAAAATTTTAGAGAAGGAGCATAGTTTAAGGACATAAAAATATAACAATTTATAATATGCACTAGGCTTATTGTGCATTTTTATCATCACAATCTGAGTCTACTATACAATTCCAATACTCCTCCTGTCTCATGCAAGGCATCAGCAAGTTGTGTAATTTACTAATATCAATGCAATATCAATGTGCGTACCCATATCTTGAACAGTCTCCTTGTTCAACAACTGTGGTTCATCTTTATGTGCGTCTCTGAACACCTTGGCGACTGGTTTGTTCCTTAAGTTTGACTACTCAGTGGTGaaggaaaagacaaaacattaacAATTAATTTAATCAAGATCTACAATGAGTCATCTCTGATCAAAAGGAAAAATTGCTCATTACCCGAAGCTGCTCGGCGGACAGAGGCGAGTCTGACGCCGAAACTGAATCCGAGGATATAGCTGATGGAGGCTTTGCCTGAGAGGAACGGTCAGACCGTGACGTTGAAGAACTGTGAATAAGCGTAAAGTAGGCTACTGGTCAGTCAGTTAACTTTTAACAAACGTCAGGAAGTTTTAGACTGGCCTCTTTGCAGAAATGAATTGCATACATTTCGACGTAAATAAATGCTTGCTAACTCTGGGGCTAACTATTCCAATTATACCAGAATACAGGAAGGCAGTGTTAATAATAGTGACAGCGTTATAAGGATATGGAGGAAACAAAGCTGGTTGTGGCAGTGATTGTTAACGTCAGGCTAACAGTAACACCAATGTTGGTTGACAACTTCACGTGGTATTCACGCTAGTGTACCTCAAACAATAACTGGGATAAACATTTCCATACAACTTATGCTAGCCTAGCTAGCTGCCAACTAATTTTGTTAAGCCCCACCTGGATAGAGAATCAACACTCGGCTGCCGGGAAGATGATTGTTTGGAACCCAAACTGTCGACGCTACCACTCTTTTCCATTTTCAAGCTCTTACTTCAAGTTTCGCCAAGTTAAGGTAAAAAATAGGCTATCTGATTTTCATATATAGAGTTTATACTTTGTCCTCAGAGGAAAATGAGCCTGCTGAAGGGACAGGAAGCTGCCATCTTTTCCCACAGTTCCCTAATCCAGGGGTGTGGTTTGTTTTCCGCTGACAGATCCGTGAACAGAGAGGGGTGTTCACAAACCTCACAC harbors:
- the mtmr2 gene encoding myotubularin-related protein 2, whose product is MEKSGSVDSLGSKQSSSRQPSVDSLSSSSTSRSDRSSQAKPPSAISSDSVSASDSPLSAEQLRSNLRNKPVAKVFRDAHKDEPQLLNKETVQDMAKDVTYICPFIGALRGTLTVTNYRLFFKCMDRDAGSVLDIPLGVLSRVEKIGSATSRGEVSYGIICKDIRNLRFVHKQPEDTLKKSIFENLMKYAFPVSNALPLFACEYDQVFPENGWKVYDALAEYKRQGLPNESWRISKVNDHYELCDTYPSTLVVPVTIPDEELKRVSAFRAKGRIPVLSWIHPESQATITRCSQPMVGVNGKRSKEDEKLLQAVMDANAQSHKLFIFDVRPSVNAAANKMKGGGYESEDAYQNAELVFLDIHNLHVMRESLRKLKEVVYPNIDEAHWLSNLESTHWLEHIKSILAGALRIADKVESGKTSVVVHCSDGWDRTAQLTSLAMLMLDAHYRTIKGFQVLLEKEWLSFGHRFQLRVGHGDKNHTDADRSPVFLQFIDCVWQMTRQFPAAFEFNEYFLITILDHLYSCLFGTFMCNSEQQRLKEELPKKTVSLWSLINSQLEEFSNPLYVNYSSHVLFPVVSMRHLELWVGYYIRWNPRMRPQEPLHQRYKELLAKRAELQKRVEELQREVANRAASSSSERAGSPTRSITPVQTFV